The window AGCGTTTCTTCTTAAATCGTGTATCCACCATGAAGCACCCCACCAGAAAGTGAAGTTTACGGGATCCCCTACTTCACCGTCAAGATCTTGATCACTGTCGAGTTCCCTATGCGGTGAAGGGCCACGACGGAGTCTCCACTCCTGCAGAGCCCCTTTCCCTTGGCGTGGTGGATGGCAAACTCGAGCGATTCCTCAGTTGTCTCCTCAGAGGAAGCTCTCGCGGACCCCCCGCATAGGACTGGGACCAGACCTCGGAAAATGAGACTGTGCCTGGCTGGAGCTTCATCACTGCACGACCAGTCAAAGGAGTCAGTTGTGATCTCAGGAACAACCACGGATAGTATTGGCATCTCCGGCCTGTACTTGGCCACCAGTTTCGCAGTGCTCCCGCCCCTTGTGAGGACCAGAATGACCGCTGCTTTGGCAGAATTGGCCGTCCTAACAGCAGATGAAGCTAAGCTTTCTAGTGGGCTCATCGGGACCGGAGAATGCTCCATAATACGCTTGAAGACATCTCCATAGTCGAGAGTGCTCTCTGCTTCCACACAAATCTTGGCCATGGTTCGAACAGCAAGCTCGGGATAAGCTCCAGCAGCGGTTTCTCCACTCAGCATCACACAGTCTGTGCCATCAAGAACTGCATTAGCAACATCGGTTGCTTCGGCTCTAGTTGGCCGTGGCGATTTGATCATCGATTCCAACATCTGGGTCGCTGTCACGACCGGCTTTCCTTGGATGTTGCACTTGTATATCATCACTTTCTGTGCTAAGAAGATCTTCTCAATTGGGATTTCCATTCCTAGGTCGCCACGTGCAACCATAAATGCATCAGAATTCGCCAGAATATCATCGAAATTTGCCACGCCCTCCTGATTTTCAACCTATTCAGCAAACATTGTACATAGATTTCATTAGTCAGTGTCAgggttttttattttgatagatTCAATCACCCATCATCAATCAAGAAGTCCAAATAAATGATCAGAAGcttctaaattcaaatttaagtgGCAAACTTCAAAGGTAAATTATACCTTAGACATAAGGAGAATGTTTTTGGCATGCTTCCCCAGTAGCTTACGAACCTCCACGAGGTCTGAGCCCTTTCTAACGAAGGAAAGAGCGATCATGTCAATTTTATTAGGAATTCCCCACTGCAAGATATCTTCCTTATCTTTTTCAGTCAGAGTTGGGAGGTCAACTATAACACCCGGAAGATTGACATTCTTCCTCTCACCGAGAATTGCAGAGTTCTCGCAGCGGCAGTGAACCAGACCTGCCTCCGTGTCACAAGATAAAACTTGGAATGAAATGGTCCCATCAGCACAAAGTATGACCATTCCTGGCTTTACATCTTCGGCCAACTTCTTGTAGCTCATGCATATCATCTTATCATCACCCTTTATGCTGTAATCGGTtgatattttgatttcttgACCCTGATTCAGCTGAATGGGTTTCCCATCCTTTAGAAATCCAGTTCGGATCTCTGGGCCCTGCATATGAGATGAACAAACTAAAGGAGTTGATAAGTGTTTTCCATCTTGAGTTAATTATTGACATCAGGGATGCACATTGGCACAAGCAACCTCTACATGGACCAGAAATAGCACTAGCATCAGAGTTTCAAAGCGGAAAATGGACTTGAACATCTCAGTATATAGCTCTAAAAACAAAAGTAATGCTTCTTGGTAACAAAAGCAGTTAATTCACAATCAAAAACCAATGACGATCGAGGCTCATGCTCAATGAATAAACGTTCCCGATGCTTCCTCTCGAATAGAAGAACTTCTTGTCACCCATCAGATAAACAAGAATTGTCACAAAATATTTCTATCAAGCCCGTCCTATTCCGCATTTTACTTGTCTATCAAAGAACAAGGAGAAAGATCATTCGAGCCCCCAACGCAGAAGACAACAAAGAGAACGGTCCCACAAAATTCACTTTCACCTGATGCACGTAGTTTTGGACATATGCTAAAACTTCCGATCAGTTCCATTTCAACGCTTGTTTCCACGGGGCCCAAAATAACGCACAAGATGGATTTCCAGCACTTCCATACATCAAAGTggctcaaaaaaaaaaaaaccctctTTGTGATTGACGTTTACTTTAGAAAATGAACAAATCACGTCACATGAAGATTAAAGTTGTggtttttaactttttatagTTGAAAGTTTGTGTAGTGCAAGTCACGCCAAAACATCTTTCCACCAACAGCTACAGATGTCCAGCCGAGTTGAGCTCCGCTAAGTCAGTTTCCAATTATCGAGTTTATATTTGCCCAAGAAAGAAGCCATAATACGCAGAGGACAGCATCGGCAGCTCAGCTTTCCATCAATAAAGTCAAAAATCATATAAAGACGATAAACAATGGATGCGCACAGAATAGAATaatgtataataaaatatattaataatgaaCAGAGAATGAAGCCGGCCGGGGGCGATGACTCTCCGAGAAAACGGGACTCggtgagagagagggaggaaaAAACCCGATCGTCAACAAATAATGGGAGGATCACGGGGGATTGTGAGAGAATCCCGTAGAAATCGGAGGGAAGGTAAGGGGCGTACCTTGGTGTCGAGCATGACGGCGCAGAGGATACCGGTGTTCTCCATGGCACGGCGGAGGTTGTCGAGGGTCTCCTGGTGGTAGGCGTGAGATCCGTGGGAGAAGTTGAAGCGGGCGACGTTCATGCCGGCCCTGAGGAGCCTCTCGATCATCTCCAAGGATCTCGAGGCGGGGCCGAGCGTGCAGACGATCTTCGTCTTCGGCCTCTTCTCCGACGCCGCCACCGCCGCTGCTGCCCCGAAGCCGTTCATGGTCACGTCGATCACCATTcctgagatagagagagagaggggggggagagagagaggagagagaagcaACTGGCAAGGCGCCACAGAGAAtctagagagaaagagagagagagagttgaaaTCACGCAGAGgggagagagcgagagagagatgggTGGGTTCAAGAGTTGCTTGACCAGCAAGTCATTGGCAGAGGGAATCggttctcttcttctttcttctctctttcaaTGGGAGTCATTGGGGCGCAATTTGTAGGGCACAGCCTCGCCCTCCCTCAGATTTCGAAGCctcattttcaatatttttaatatttcattagtttatttttggattatcGAAGAAAGCAATGAAATAATGAAGTGATATGAAAAGAGATACGAGGAACGATAATAGAATCAAAAACTTTCTAATTTTTGGTGAGTGCGTGCACCACCGCAAGCtacattttatttctttatttggatgtttttttatatattttttttaaaaaaacggATGgtgaaaagtttaaaaaaacaTTGTTAAACTTCTATTATTTGTTTTCTAGCTAAATTATTTTCTCTGATTTATTCGGTAAACTCGTGAAACTTGATTGTTGTCTGATGATTCACCAAACGGAAGAATCATCAGCGAACCATGAGAATCATGTATACATGTGTAGATGTAGTCTGGAAGACCATGAGAATCATGTGGATCATTGGACCAGAACCGTATTTTACGAGTTCTTAAAACCGATTTGGCAGGCATGCTAGGAGGGGCCAAAAACTTATTATTGTGTCcgtctattaattaatttggctCCTAGGTGCTTTTTAATTGGCCGTCCCTTTCTGAACATTTTGAGGTGCCccccaaaaaattaaaaaatacatacacatatatataatatttatataacaaaaaatcAGAAGGTTGTTTTGGCTTATAATAATAAGTGGCTCCCATCAGACGGTCTAAATCCGCCTGCGGCTTTTCACGATTATCATAGTCATTAGCACGATAAGACTTTAATTAATGTTGATTTAtagattataatattatatttcaaatattaattaataatttatgtgCGGTGGTTGACCTCTCCCATGTTGCCTTCAATGTTCGGACCGCTGCTTCGGTTCTGAACAAACTACGGCGAAGCATGTCTTTTTGACTTGGACTCCCACCGTACAGTAATAACTGCTTCACCGATTCAATCCAAGGCACTGTTCGGGTGCAAAGATCTCGTCCATCATTTGCTCGAAAACCATAGGTCCGTCATCGTCATAGACATCGACATCAACCTCTCCATGCGTGACCGTAATCCCATCCACCGAATTGCCCAGCCCATAAGACCAAGCTCGTCATCCGATCTTCTGGCAGGTTCAACTCACCTAGTATGATCCGACGATGTCACTTCGAACCTCTTGGCAATTTTCACTAGGGGTAATCAATTCCGAgtaccctgtatttttcacgatactcGAATCCTATCCTGTAAGGAACAGATTCTAAGATTTTgaaaccggaccctaccctgttgaatcctGGAATCGAAATCTACTTGGAACCTGTactataccacaggttccggataccctgttggaacctataaatttttttgttttgctaaataaaatcgataATATCACGtatataatcagtaatcacgtcaaatagaatatcaacataGATTTATATtaatccacaaaaaaaaatatgtctcgtcaattcatcaacaaaattaaatattcataataCGATTTCACATAATAAAGTGCCTATGCTCTGATCATTAGAGGAGACAGTAAATTTGCTAttctatcttttttattttaataaataaccggttcCGGTACCCTGTAGGTAGGAACCGAAACCGGAATCGATTTTCACTTGttcttaattttaatacccgaaacctaccatattttcaatacaagCTACCCCgaccctaccctaacgggtaaATTTCGACCCATTCCGAATATATCCGatacccgtgcacaccccaAATTCTCACCGTTTTCCTTTCTTAATCTTCGTTTTCCAAATCTTCATTACAGTAGAAAatgaggagaaaaaaaaaaaaaaagctttttcGTACTTTGAAAAATTGGGATGGGTCCAGCTGGCATGTTCGAGAAGGTCgaggaaaagggaaacaaaagGGCACGAGAAAcgttttccctttttttgaCGGTTtgccctttttcctttttcctttttcccacGGCAGAggtcaatatttttttaaaaatgaaaacttcTCTTCTGTCTTGTCACACAAAAGGGAAAACGAAAAGAAGACTTCTCAGTTTTCGCGCTTTTCTGTTTCCTGAAAGGGCGAAACCTTGCCGTTAGTAATGGTAAAGACCATTTGCTGCCTCCGGTATCGGAACCCATAGAAACCGACTATCCGAGGCAAAATATCATGGCCATTGTTCTTTGTCGTCGAATCCCATGATTCACCTCGATTTGAAACAACATTGATGGAGTAACAGTTACGCCGCGGATAGAGCAGCATTTCTCGCAGTTGCTACCAGCCTGTCGTGTCTGTCGCCGTATCTATTAATGTATATCTGCATGGTAAAGGTACAATTTCGAATTCTGAATCCGTAATGTGAACTGAACGTCTTGAGTGCAAAAAGACCGTTCGGATCACTTCGCCTGCTTTGATAGACTCGGACATCATCTCCGGCTTTTGTTTGGCCTTTTCAGGCCTCCAAGAGCTTTTCCCCGGTGAGATTCTCGAAAATTAGCACCGCCCACTGATTTCTATCCTGTTGTCATAGCTCATCGTGGCTGTTCGGTTTTTCCTGGTTCATTAGGTCCAGCTTGTGTTGTAGCTCCTGCGAGATTTTGAAAGTTGTGAAACCCCACTAGGCATTTTATAAACCAAATGACCATAAGTACGGCGAGGAAAAGAGACAATATTACCTTCAACTTAGCTTCGGAACAGACAGCTGGCGTAGATAGGAGAGCTTCATATCTATCATGACAAAAATAGGTATCAGACTTGTGCATCTAACAATCTGGCACGTGAACAGTTACGGAGTCACTTACTCGCAACGGCTTGGTTCATCAACGTCAGCAACCACATTTTTCAATCCGCATCTTAGTTTCACCTGTGAATAGGCCCCATTGAAGATGTCATAAGGccgatattatatatataattatttggtcaacatatgtaatatattgatataatatAGCCAGCATCCAAAAGTGGCCTGGCCAAAGAGGGTTTAGTTACGGACAAATTAACTCTTTCCGGTGTCCTTTAGGAGGAACATACCTTCAAACTTCTGTCAGGACCATTCCAACAGTGATCACCATCGGAGAAGATCATGGTCTGGTAGGAGTCCTCAAATTTGTTCCAGCGCCTAGATTCAAGAAAAATGGTGTGAACATACATTCAAAAAATGATATGAGGAAGATTTTATAAAAGATGTAGAATTTGATTAACTAAAAATCAACATGGGCACTCTCTGCTAAGATATAAGAGAGACTACGATTGCAGTCCCTAAGAATTTCCGAACTAAGAGCAGATCTAAAATGGCCGAGATTTAAGTAAAAGGGGTGTAGAGAGGTACCCCAGTCGAGTTTTAGAATACCCCTCCTCCTGGGTAGCTTGTTTGAATGGGCAGACTTTGTACACGTATCTGAAGAAAGAAATTTGATATCAGATTAGGTTTATCTTAAGAGCCCAAAGAACAGAGCaaaaagaacatatatatatatcgggATAAAAACTTGAAATATGAGAATAAAGCTCGAACTTGTTCTGTTTGATCTCAAAGCAATTCCCATAGAATGAATAGAACTCTTTTTCTGGTCCTGCAGCATCAAACATTTAAATATTAGCTACTTGATTTAAAACTTCCATGGGTGAACTGAATGGATATGTGCACTTACCAAAATCTTGTTTAAGCTTTTTCGACAAGCTTGATATTCTCGACTGCATTTTAGAAAGTTTCGTACTGAGTTCATCATATTCCTTGCGTACTTGGGCAGACtctgaagaaagaaaaagggaaaatatatatatatatattagcgcCTTTCCTGGTCGAGAtttaaaagaacaaattttaagattttgaCCTGATTTATCTACTGGAGAAGGGAAGAAATTGACAGCCTGGAGAATATTTCGTACTGCCTTTTTTATCTTCTCCAACCAAGATAGACTGCTTTCTGTATCTGAAAACATGATTAGATCATTAAATTATACACAATAAGGTTTCAAGCACAACATGCCATAAAAGGCAGATTGCAGTGCAAACCTGAGTCTGATTCCTCATCTGATTCAGAATGGTTGGGAATACGTGTATCACTGTGATCTTCAACTCCCAAATCCTCATCTATATCATTATCTGGATCatcatattcatatttttcGTCCTCTTTGTAAGTTTCTGAAGCATAGCCATCATCATCCTCATAATGTGTGTCCTGTGGTATCTCCTCATGCTCATAGGCTTCTGGATTATTTTCTTCACCAGATTCTTCTCCACTTTCCTTCTCAATCTTCTCGCCAGTCCAACGGGAAGCAACAAGCCGACCTAACTCCTCCTTTGACAACCCCTCAGTATTCTCAGGCCCATCATCTTCctataagaacatcaaaataTTACTGCCCagaaacaaactcggaaaggCTACACAAATATACAGGCCccaatctatatttatttgatgCCCTTTGTAACTCTTCCAAGACTCAAAAATTCCAAGATCTCCAAATAAGAGCCATGCAGGAGGATAAAGCAGAAATTCTATGTTAATGCTTCAAAACGGGGGACATGTCAACTCTTCACACAAGGAGGCTTCATGAATACAACCACACAGAGAGGGATCCAGAGACCCATCCTGCAACTCGACACAAAATTTTCATCCACCAATACCAAAAGTTTATTTGGATATGTTTATTGAATGTTGCCGTTTGTGCTATAATACACTGAAACGCCCAAAGGATTGCTGGAAAATTCGAAGTTGCGAAGACATCCAATGTACTTGCATTGctgttatatatatgcagtTAGAATCAGCGGATGGAAATAGAGCTCATAAAAGTTACACAGACACATAGGGGCCACATGTCCCCTTTCTTGCTGGGACAGCATAATCATCATCCATGCCCACTGTAATAaggaatattatatatatgtatgtatgtatgtatgtatgtatatgcacAACATATCTATTTAGGGTTTGAAAGAAGAGCATCATATTCATGGGATTATATTACCTTAATCACACCAACACTGTGTGGTTGTTCATCTAGAACAGTTTCAGCATGTTTACTTTCAGTTGGCAAATCCGCAGATTGCTCTCCCAATTCCTGTTAGAATGCTTGGAATTTCAgaactaacatatatatttgcaaagcCAAGTGCAGTACACAATCTCTTGAAAGTGTGCAACAACTACACAAATATAGGGGTGTTGCATCTAAATCCAGTAAACCAAGTCACAACAAAGATGGGATTGACTGTTTTCAGATTTAAAAGTACGAGCTAAAAAACTACCTTTAACAGATGATCAGACTAACACTTAAATGAGAAGTAGTGATCATAATGATGACaagattgaaaatgaaaattccaaAAAGTAACATGCTGGTTGGTGTCAAACAACATGCTATAGCACACTGAAACGCCTGAATGAATACTGGAAAATCGAAGTTGCAAAGGCATCCAATGTACTCACATTGCTGGTTATATTTCTGCAGTTAGAATCAGCTGGAAATAAAGCTCATAAAAGTTATATAGATACTTAAGGGCCACATGTTCCCTTTGCACAGCAGTGATCATCCATGCCCACTGTGCTAAACAGGAATACACATATGCCCAGACATCTATTTAGGGTTTGAAAGAAGAGCATCATTGTCGTGGGATTATATTACCTTAATCACACCATAACCGTGTGGCTGGTCATCTAGAGCAGTTTCACCATTTTTACTTTCGGTTGGCAAATCGTCAGATTGCTCTCCCAATTCCTGTTAGAAGCTCAGAATTTCagaacatatatacatatatacatacatatatatatatatatatctatatatatatatatcaaagcCAAGAGCAACAATAGCTTGGACATTAATGTACACAATCTCTTGTAAGTGTCCAACAACTATATTAATATGAAGATGGTTCCATCTAAATCCAGTAAACAAGTCGTGACAAAGATGTCATCATGTTTTCagataaaaatgaaagaacCAGAAATCTACCATTAACAGATTATCACGCTAACAATTAATTGGTAAATAGTGGTCAAAATAATGACaagattgaaaatgaaaattccaaaaattaaCATGCTGTAGGCATCGAACAATATGAATTTCGTTTTCTATGATGGCCAAGCATCAAAATAAGGAATTTCACTAGACCTGATCCAAAGGAGAGTCATCTCCGATCCCATTTTTCTCAATCGGCGTCCTTTCCGTGACTTCAGTTTCACTTTCTTGTTCAATTTCACCACTACCCTTCTCATGTATGAGTTCTTCCTCaattttccttctctctttgtTAGCTATCTCCTcagcttcttttctttccttctcttctttttctttctgtaGGTGTTCTTTCTCCTCTGCCTTCTCCATTTGCTCTTTGCGTACTACATGGAAATTGAAGCAAATAAGGATAAAGGGACACTGGATTGCTCCCACTAAAGAGTATGCATATCCTAAAACAATAAAACACTAGGATTTTCCTTTAGGGACAGATGTTCATTTTTATGC of the Punica granatum isolate Tunisia-2019 chromosome 6, ASM765513v2, whole genome shotgun sequence genome contains:
- the LOC116210621 gene encoding pyruvate kinase, cytosolic isozyme encodes the protein MVIDVTMNGFGAAAAVAASEKRPKTKIVCTLGPASRSLEMIERLLRAGMNVARFNFSHGSHAYHQETLDNLRRAMENTGILCAVMLDTKGPEIRTGFLKDGKPIQLNQGQEIKISTDYSIKGDDKMICMSYKKLAEDVKPGMVILCADGTISFQVLSCDTEAGLVHCRCENSAILGERKNVNLPGVIVDLPTLTEKDKEDILQWGIPNKIDMIALSFVRKGSDLVEVRKLLGKHAKNILLMSKVENQEGVANFDDILANSDAFMVARGDLGMEIPIEKIFLAQKVMIYKCNIQGKPVVTATQMLESMIKSPRPTRAEATDVANAVLDGTDCVMLSGETAAGAYPELAVRTMAKICVEAESTLDYGDVFKRIMEHSPVPMSPLESLASSAVRTANSAKAAVILVLTRGGSTAKLVAKYRPEMPILSVVVPEITTDSFDWSCSDEAPARHSLIFRGLVPVLCGGSARASSEETTEESLEFAIHHAKGKGLCRSGDSVVALHRIGNSTVIKILTVK
- the LOC116211078 gene encoding glucosidase 2 subunit beta-like; this translates as MSLVAIFSYVLVAPLFLFFVGGSAYTSLPADQFLGVAPEDAVYYKSSDVIRCKDGSKKFTKAELNDDFCDCPDGTDEPGTSACPGAKFYCQNAGHVSTRIFSSRVNDGICDCCDGSDEYDGKVKCPNTCWEAGRVARDRLRKKIATYQEGVVIRKHEVEQARVALVKDEEELATLKNEEKTLKELVERLKVRKEQMEKAEEKEHLQKEKEEKERKEAEEIANKERRKIEEELIHEKGSGEIEQESETEVTERTPIEKNGIGDDSPLDQELGEQSDDLPTESKNGETALDDQPHGYGVIKELGEQSADLPTESKHAETVLDEQPHSVGVIKEDDGPENTEGLSKEELGRLVASRWTGEKIEKESGEESGEENNPEAYEHEEIPQDTHYEDDDGYASETYKEDEKYEYDDPDNDIDEDLGVEDHSDTRIPNHSESDEESDSDTESSLSWLEKIKKAVRNILQAVNFFPSPVDKSESAQVRKEYDELSTKLSKMQSRISSLSKKLKQDFGPEKEFYSFYGNCFEIKQNKYVYKVCPFKQATQEEGYSKTRLGRWNKFEDSYQTMIFSDGDHCWNGPDRSLKVKLRCGLKNVVADVDEPSRCEYEALLSTPAVCSEAKLKELQHKLDLMNQEKPNSHDEL